In a single window of the Streptacidiphilus sp. P02-A3a genome:
- a CDS encoding DUF3662 and FHA domain-containing protein: MGALKKFEQRLEGIVNGAFAKVFKSEVQPVEIAGALQRECDNNASIWNRDRTVVPNDFIVELSTHDYERLSPYAQQLGGELAGMVREYAQAQRYSFMGQLKVALERGEDLDTGLYRVRSRIEANEAPPAADPYAHSQQPPQQQPQSPQPYGGRQAEAWQPQVPPPPAQPPTAPAFPAVQPGRPPAYEPPESNIRPLPGVGYPPPPQGPPAGGPVRRWLEMNGARHQVTTPAVVLGRSTEADIRVDDPGVSRKHAEIRMGTPSIVMDLGSTNGIIVDGQHTQRATLRDGSRIVLGSTTIVFRQTEG, translated from the coding sequence GTGGGAGCCCTGAAGAAGTTCGAGCAGCGACTCGAGGGAATCGTCAACGGAGCCTTCGCCAAGGTGTTCAAGTCCGAAGTGCAGCCCGTTGAGATCGCCGGGGCGCTCCAGCGCGAGTGCGACAACAACGCCAGCATCTGGAACCGCGACCGGACCGTCGTCCCCAACGACTTCATCGTGGAACTGAGCACCCACGACTACGAGCGCCTCAGCCCGTACGCGCAGCAGCTCGGAGGGGAGCTGGCCGGGATGGTGCGCGAGTACGCCCAGGCGCAGCGCTACTCCTTCATGGGCCAGCTCAAGGTCGCCCTGGAGCGGGGCGAGGACCTCGACACCGGCCTCTACCGGGTGCGCAGCCGGATCGAGGCGAACGAGGCGCCGCCCGCGGCCGACCCGTACGCCCACTCCCAGCAGCCGCCTCAGCAGCAGCCGCAGTCGCCGCAGCCCTACGGCGGCCGGCAGGCCGAGGCCTGGCAGCCGCAGGTGCCGCCGCCCCCGGCGCAGCCGCCGACCGCCCCGGCCTTCCCCGCCGTCCAGCCCGGACGCCCGCCCGCGTACGAGCCGCCGGAGAGCAACATCCGGCCGCTGCCCGGCGTCGGCTACCCCCCGCCGCCGCAGGGTCCGCCCGCGGGCGGACCGGTCCGCCGCTGGCTGGAGATGAACGGCGCCCGGCACCAGGTGACCACCCCGGCGGTGGTCCTCGGCCGCAGCACCGAGGCGGACATCCGGGTCGACGACCCCGGGGTCTCCCGCAAGCACGCGGAGATCCGGATGGGTACGCCCTCGATCGTGATGGACCTCGGCTCGACCAACGGCATCATCGTGGACGGGCAGCACACCCAGCGGGCCACCCTGCGCGACGGTTCGCGGATCGTGCTGGGGAGCACCACCATCGTCTTCAGACAAACCGAAGGGTGA
- a CDS encoding PP2C family serine/threonine-protein phosphatase, protein MSLVLRFAAGSHKGMIREGNEDSGYAGPRLLAVADGMGGQAAGEVASSEVLSTMVSLDEDIPGTDPLTALSQAADRANERLRLLVESDPSLEGMGTTLTALLWTGERAGLIHIGDSRAYLLRDGSLTQITQDHTWVQRLVDEGRITEEEASTHPQRSLIMRALMGTGEVESDLSIREVRAGDRYLICSDGLSGVVSHQTLEETLGSYYAPEQTIAELIQLALRGGGPDNITCVVADVLDIQEGDPAAGQLSEVPMVVGAVADGPPTISHQTMANTPAARAASLGRPQPPGGADGYGEGYDPAAYGEEGYAEGDYEGEDYAPEEDGRRSRRKQRSGRKRGCLVPSLVLLVVLGLVGGGGFAGYQWTRTQYFIGAHGDHVAVYQGVNQNLAGLSLSKVYRDYPGIPLKDLPSYQQTSVHNTISTSGLNAADTTITQLQSQATLCQQIAAAPPSTAPTPAPAPSASGTPKTPKSGADSKPSAKPSATVSAPASLSPQQQQLAQQCPTS, encoded by the coding sequence ATGAGCCTCGTGCTGCGCTTCGCCGCCGGGTCGCACAAGGGGATGATCCGGGAAGGCAACGAGGACTCCGGCTACGCCGGTCCGCGCCTGCTCGCGGTGGCCGACGGCATGGGCGGCCAGGCCGCCGGGGAGGTCGCCTCGTCCGAGGTCCTGTCCACCATGGTCTCGTTGGACGAGGACATCCCCGGCACCGACCCGCTGACCGCACTGAGCCAGGCCGCCGACCGCGCCAACGAGCGGCTGCGGCTGCTGGTGGAGAGCGACCCGTCGCTGGAGGGCATGGGCACCACGCTCACCGCGCTGCTGTGGACCGGCGAGCGGGCCGGTCTGATCCACATCGGCGACTCCCGCGCGTACCTGCTGCGGGACGGCTCGCTCACCCAGATCACCCAGGACCACACCTGGGTCCAGCGGCTGGTGGACGAGGGCCGGATCACCGAGGAGGAGGCCAGCACCCACCCGCAGCGCTCGCTGATCATGCGCGCGCTGATGGGGACGGGCGAGGTCGAGTCGGACCTGTCGATCCGCGAGGTCCGCGCCGGGGACCGCTACCTGATCTGCTCCGACGGCCTGTCGGGCGTGGTCAGCCACCAGACCCTGGAAGAGACCCTGGGCAGCTACTACGCGCCCGAGCAGACCATCGCCGAGCTGATCCAGCTGGCGCTGCGCGGCGGCGGCCCGGACAACATCACCTGCGTGGTCGCCGACGTGCTGGACATCCAGGAGGGCGACCCGGCGGCCGGGCAGCTCTCCGAGGTCCCGATGGTGGTCGGCGCGGTCGCCGACGGCCCGCCCACGATCAGCCACCAGACCATGGCGAACACCCCCGCCGCCCGGGCCGCCTCGCTGGGCCGCCCGCAGCCGCCCGGCGGCGCCGACGGCTACGGCGAGGGGTACGACCCGGCGGCCTACGGCGAGGAGGGCTACGCCGAGGGCGACTACGAGGGCGAGGACTACGCCCCGGAGGAGGACGGCCGCCGCAGCCGCCGGAAGCAGCGCTCCGGCCGCAAGCGCGGCTGCCTGGTCCCGTCGCTGGTGCTGCTGGTGGTGCTGGGCCTGGTCGGCGGCGGCGGGTTCGCCGGGTACCAGTGGACCAGGACGCAGTACTTCATCGGCGCCCACGGCGACCACGTCGCGGTCTACCAGGGCGTCAACCAGAACCTGGCCGGGCTGAGCCTGTCCAAGGTCTACCGGGACTACCCGGGCATCCCGTTGAAGGACCTGCCGTCGTACCAGCAGACCTCGGTGCACAACACCATCAGCACCAGCGGCCTGAACGCCGCCGACACGACCATCACCCAGCTGCAGAGCCAGGCGACGCTGTGCCAGCAGATCGCCGCGGCGCCGCCGAGCACCGCCCCCACCCCGGCGCCCGCGCCCTCGGCGTCCGGCACCCCGAAGACTCCCAAGTCCGGCGCCGACTCCAAGCCGTCGGCCAAACCCAGTGCCACCGTGTCCGCTCCCGCCTCGCTGAGCCCGCAGCAGCAGCAGCTGGCGCAGCAATGTCCGACCTCCTGA
- a CDS encoding rhodanese-like domain-containing protein: MFHAAVPTVDAAAVPAEGALLDVREQDEWEAGHVEGALHIPMGQVVARLAELPDERLYVMCRVGGRSAQVVQYLVAQGREAVNIDGGMYAWEAAGRPMVSGSGAEAFVL, encoded by the coding sequence ATGTTCCACGCCGCCGTCCCCACCGTGGACGCCGCCGCTGTGCCCGCCGAGGGCGCGCTGCTCGACGTCCGGGAGCAGGACGAGTGGGAGGCCGGGCATGTGGAGGGGGCGCTGCACATCCCGATGGGCCAGGTGGTCGCCCGGCTCGCGGAGCTGCCGGACGAGCGGCTCTATGTGATGTGCCGGGTCGGCGGGCGCTCCGCGCAGGTCGTCCAGTACCTGGTGGCGCAGGGGCGGGAGGCGGTGAACATCGACGGCGGGATGTACGCCTGGGAGGCCGCGGGCCGTCCCATGGTCAGCGGCTCCGGCGCCGAGGCGTTCGTGCTGTAA
- a CDS encoding FHA domain-containing protein: MSELTLTVMRLGFLAVLWLFVIVAVQVIRSDLYGAKAAQRPTAVGRRGAPAPAPARQQPPQQQGRRAPQGSDSGRQRRSAPSQLVVTQGSLAGTTVALHGQTITLGRAHDSTIVLDDDYASSRHARIYPDQSGQWIVEDLNSTNGTYLDRMRLTSPTPLQPGVAIRIGRTVIELRK, encoded by the coding sequence ATGTCAGAGCTGACCCTCACGGTCATGCGGCTGGGTTTCCTGGCCGTGCTGTGGTTGTTCGTCATCGTCGCGGTCCAGGTCATCCGCAGCGACCTGTACGGCGCCAAGGCGGCCCAGCGACCCACCGCCGTCGGTCGGCGCGGAGCACCCGCGCCGGCCCCGGCCCGTCAGCAGCCCCCGCAGCAGCAGGGGCGCCGGGCCCCGCAGGGCTCGGACAGCGGTCGGCAGCGCCGCAGCGCACCCAGCCAACTGGTCGTCACCCAGGGCTCGCTGGCGGGCACCACGGTGGCGCTGCACGGGCAGACGATCACCCTCGGCCGGGCCCACGACTCGACGATTGTGCTGGATGACGACTACGCGTCCTCCCGCCATGCCAGGATCTACCCGGACCAGAGCGGTCAGTGGATCGTCGAGGACCTGAACTCCACCAATGGCACCTACCTGGACCGGATGCGGCTCACCAGCCCCACCCCGCTCCAACCCGGCGTTGCCATCCGGATCGGCAGGACCGTCATCGAGCTGCGGAAGTAG
- a CDS encoding VOC family protein encodes MTDTPPPQVWPTLRARDARALIRFLVDAFGFEETVVYGEGDRVDHAELAWPPGGGVMLGSASEGDSTGVTGPGSFSAYVVTDEADALCARARAAGAEITSDPHDTDYGSRDFAARDPEGNRWSFGSYPGAPRGK; translated from the coding sequence ATGACGGACACGCCGCCGCCCCAGGTGTGGCCCACGCTCCGCGCCCGCGACGCCCGGGCCCTGATCCGGTTCCTGGTGGACGCCTTCGGCTTCGAGGAGACCGTCGTGTACGGCGAGGGCGACCGGGTCGACCACGCCGAGCTCGCCTGGCCACCCGGCGGCGGGGTGATGCTCGGCTCCGCCAGCGAGGGCGACAGCACCGGCGTGACCGGCCCCGGCAGCTTCAGCGCGTACGTGGTCACCGACGAGGCCGACGCGCTCTGCGCCCGGGCCCGCGCCGCCGGGGCCGAGATCACCAGTGACCCGCACGACACCGACTACGGCTCAAGGGACTTCGCCGCCCGCGACCCCGAGGGCAACCGCTGGTCCTTCGGCAGCTACCCCGGCGCCCCGCGCGGGAAGTGA
- a CDS encoding 4-oxalocrotonate tautomerase family protein gives MVAQRAQPGHRTRLGHRRPGRPAPLLDAGRAGPLTPAQPAADQAARNKHSSGRPCPWAAVRTPREQHMPHIQVQHLAGRSSEQKRELARELTEAYVRVTGIEPEKVWLTFQDVPTEDWSIGGTLIADRG, from the coding sequence GTGGTGGCCCAGCGCGCTCAGCCGGGCCACCGGACCCGGCTCGGTCACCGCCGCCCAGGGCGGCCCGCACCACTCCTCGATGCGGGCCGGGCAGGGCCGCTGACCCCGGCTCAGCCCGCCGCCGACCAGGCCGCCCGGAATAAGCACAGCTCCGGGCGGCCTTGTCCATGGGCAGCAGTCCGCACACCCAGGGAGCAGCACATGCCGCACATCCAGGTCCAGCACCTCGCCGGGCGCAGCAGCGAGCAGAAGCGGGAGCTCGCCCGCGAGCTCACCGAGGCCTACGTCCGGGTCACCGGCATCGAGCCGGAGAAGGTCTGGCTCACCTTCCAGGACGTCCCGACCGAGGACTGGTCCATCGGCGGCACCCTGATCGCCGATCGCGGCTAG
- a CDS encoding MarR family winged helix-turn-helix transcriptional regulator, with amino-acid sequence MSSRQSSTPETTPPQPDPSPVAPGTGDGNEPAAHQPRAESIDAIQRELTAFARRSRSQASQIHPGLTLVTYAILDLLRERGGCRGTDLAAHFMLDKSTVSRQVTALERLGLVERSTDPEDQRGQIIRTSTQGSALLQSVSEQRRLAFLSRLADWPDEDLERFASYLTTYNSSYSSPTDTPTGQR; translated from the coding sequence GTGTCCAGCCGCCAGTCCAGCACGCCCGAGACCACCCCGCCGCAGCCGGACCCGAGTCCGGTCGCGCCAGGCACCGGTGACGGCAACGAACCGGCCGCACACCAGCCCCGAGCCGAGTCCATCGACGCCATCCAGCGCGAACTCACCGCTTTCGCCCGGCGCTCCCGCTCGCAGGCCTCGCAGATCCACCCGGGCCTGACCCTGGTCACCTACGCCATCCTGGACCTGCTCCGCGAGCGCGGCGGCTGCCGGGGCACCGACCTGGCCGCCCACTTCATGCTGGACAAGTCCACGGTCAGCCGCCAGGTCACCGCCCTGGAACGGCTCGGCCTGGTCGAACGCAGCACCGACCCGGAGGACCAGCGCGGGCAGATCATCCGCACCTCCACCCAGGGCAGCGCGCTGCTCCAGTCGGTCAGCGAACAGCGCCGACTGGCCTTCCTCAGCCGGCTCGCGGACTGGCCGGACGAGGACCTGGAGCGCTTCGCCTCCTACCTCACCACCTACAACAGTTCGTACAGCTCCCCGACCGACACCCCGACCGGCCAGCGCTGA
- a CDS encoding MMPL family transporter encodes MNIARRLTAMPCGRRSKWVVLAVWIVLLVALGPLAGKLTGAENNQASSWLPGSAESTKVVNLQGQFTSIQNVPAVVVYDRAAGITPADRAKATADAAAFAKVPDVYGQPAGPVLSKDGQALETVVAVDMTGRSWNDLTTVVNSLRSVAGDGDPGLTVHITGPAGSGADQNKAFAGIDGTLLYATLGVVVLLLLLTYRSPTLWLLPLLSSGLALITAEAVIYLLAKHAGLTVNAQSAGILLVLVIGAGTDYALLLVARYREELRRHADRHEAMAEALHRAGPAILASAGTVALSMLCLLFSQMNSTSGLGPVCALGIAVALAAMLTLLPALLTITGRWVFWPVKPGFGTAEPTESGVWARIGGGISRRPRLVWAGTALALGALALGMFSLKADGISSSGTFTDKPDSVVGQSVLDAHFPGGTGSPVVVIVDAGAATAARQALAGTPGITATTPPLVKGGLAYLNGELGSDPSSKAAEDTVDRVRTAEHAVPGARAEVGGSTAVVLDTQRASRHDDFVIIPIVLVVVLLVLGLLLRAVVAPLLLIGTVVLSFASALGLSSLVFQHLFHFQGEDSAFPLFVFVFLVALGIDYNIFLMSRVREESMVRGTRRGALAGLSATGGVITSAGLILASTFAVLGTLPVVSFAEIGFAVAVGVLLDTLVVRSILVTALAMDLDRRLWWPSALSRATGPGSVTAAQGGPHHSSMRAGQGR; translated from the coding sequence ATGAACATCGCCCGGCGGCTCACCGCCATGCCCTGCGGACGGCGCAGCAAGTGGGTCGTCCTCGCCGTCTGGATCGTCCTGCTGGTGGCCCTCGGGCCGCTCGCCGGAAAGCTCACCGGGGCCGAGAACAACCAGGCCTCCAGCTGGCTGCCCGGCAGCGCCGAATCGACCAAAGTGGTCAACCTGCAAGGGCAGTTCACCAGCATCCAGAACGTCCCGGCCGTCGTCGTCTACGACCGGGCCGCCGGGATCACCCCGGCCGACCGGGCCAAGGCCACCGCTGACGCCGCCGCCTTCGCCAAGGTCCCCGACGTCTACGGGCAACCCGCCGGACCGGTCCTGTCCAAGGACGGCCAGGCGCTGGAGACCGTGGTCGCGGTGGACATGACCGGACGCAGCTGGAACGACCTCACCACCGTCGTCAACAGCCTCCGCTCGGTCGCCGGTGACGGCGACCCCGGCCTCACCGTCCACATCACCGGACCGGCCGGCAGCGGCGCCGACCAGAACAAGGCCTTCGCCGGGATCGACGGCACCCTGCTCTACGCCACCCTCGGCGTGGTGGTGCTCCTGCTGCTGCTCACCTACCGCAGCCCCACCCTGTGGCTGCTCCCGCTGCTCTCCTCCGGCCTGGCGCTGATCACCGCCGAGGCCGTCATCTACCTGCTGGCGAAGCACGCCGGACTGACCGTCAACGCCCAGAGCGCGGGCATCCTGCTGGTCCTGGTGATCGGCGCGGGCACCGACTACGCGCTGCTGCTGGTCGCCCGCTACCGCGAGGAACTGCGCCGCCACGCCGACCGGCACGAGGCCATGGCCGAGGCGCTGCACCGGGCCGGACCGGCGATCCTGGCCAGCGCCGGCACCGTCGCCCTGAGCATGCTCTGCCTGCTGTTCTCGCAGATGAACTCCACCAGCGGCCTCGGACCGGTCTGCGCCCTGGGCATCGCGGTCGCCCTGGCGGCGATGCTGACGCTGCTCCCGGCACTGCTGACGATCACCGGACGCTGGGTCTTCTGGCCGGTCAAGCCCGGTTTCGGGACCGCCGAGCCGACCGAGAGCGGGGTCTGGGCGCGGATCGGCGGCGGCATCTCCCGCCGCCCCCGGCTGGTCTGGGCCGGGACCGCGCTGGCCCTGGGCGCACTGGCGCTGGGCATGTTCAGCCTCAAGGCCGACGGCATCAGCAGCTCGGGCACCTTCACCGACAAGCCGGACTCGGTGGTCGGCCAGTCCGTGCTGGACGCGCACTTCCCCGGCGGCACCGGCTCCCCGGTGGTGGTCATCGTCGACGCGGGCGCCGCCACCGCCGCCCGGCAGGCCCTGGCCGGGACGCCGGGGATCACCGCGACCACCCCGCCGCTGGTCAAGGGCGGCCTCGCCTACCTCAACGGCGAGTTGGGCAGCGACCCGTCCAGCAAGGCCGCCGAGGACACCGTGGACCGGGTCCGCACGGCCGAGCACGCGGTCCCCGGCGCACGGGCCGAGGTCGGCGGGAGCACCGCCGTGGTGCTGGACACCCAGCGGGCCTCGCGGCACGACGACTTCGTGATCATCCCGATCGTGCTGGTGGTGGTGCTGCTGGTACTGGGCCTGCTGCTGCGGGCGGTGGTGGCGCCGCTGCTGCTGATCGGCACGGTGGTGCTGTCCTTCGCCTCGGCGCTCGGCCTCAGCTCCCTGGTCTTCCAGCACCTGTTCCACTTCCAGGGCGAGGACAGCGCCTTCCCGCTGTTCGTCTTCGTCTTCCTGGTCGCGCTGGGCATCGACTACAACATCTTCCTGATGAGCCGGGTCCGCGAGGAGTCCATGGTCCGGGGCACCCGGCGGGGCGCCCTGGCCGGTCTGTCGGCCACCGGCGGGGTGATCACCTCCGCCGGGCTGATCCTGGCCAGCACCTTCGCCGTGCTCGGGACGCTGCCGGTGGTCTCCTTCGCCGAGATCGGCTTCGCGGTCGCGGTCGGCGTGCTGCTGGACACCCTCGTGGTCCGCTCGATCCTGGTCACCGCGCTGGCCATGGACCTGGACCGGCGGCTGTGGTGGCCCAGCGCGCTCAGCCGGGCCACCGGACCCGGCTCGGTCACCGCCGCCCAGGGCGGCCCGCACCACTCCTCGATGCGGGCCGGGCAGGGCCGCTGA
- a CDS encoding SpoIIE family protein phosphatase, giving the protein MPEETFAAPARPAPGAHGTDAPPPGTTAELTALVRLAALMVDPDGRLTLWNRAAEELFGHRRDEVFDRTASGLLPLARHHGDSPLPGAQAAADQPGATGRLGDALDQLDDLTSYAPSWSGDLAVTDRDGRTVSALCWAYRLIEPTGRSLLVLAADGRRLRAAGPRLGLGERVLRYAGAAAAPEPDLELDVSAVLMPAPDPDGAADRLVPLLPRTSTDRRRSLLGQVVAAGAPGLRVDGTLLPLRPYQPKEGATASGPAPTVPGPGGAEPRQRPNGSGPQLPAVPTPRSAPAARPRRSTAEDGPFTGPPSTPTLTLSSSALPTLDLPATEPVNEQLRLLSHVGAQIGTTLDLDATVRELCDVVVPNIADFACVDLRDRLITDAELPRDLPDDETRLRRVAVAFSEPLAGYQHRVRVGSLLALPRSTPSGFALQTNQPVLVPRVDREVARGCAAGRGGSDLVPLFEGRSMLTLPLAARGTVLGILTLLRTDDRPPFDQTDASYLRELAARVALSVDNARLHRVEAKTALTLQRSMLPSRPPKIPGVLIAHRYLPGDRRAEVGGDWFDAIQLPGSRVALVVGDVMGHGLHSAVAMGRFRTAMQTLAALDLPPGQILRHLDNLSQRLGDDHLATCLYAVYDPIARTCVIAGAGHVPPVLVHPDGRGELLEIPSGAPIGVGGVPFASREIKVSDGSMLVLCTDGLVEMRGGDIGDGLAALCGDIVDPRRSPDEVCDTVLERLHTDDRNDDLALLIARFDGIPPQDVMSWSLELDPEEVGRARRLVREQLAQWGLDELAETTALLVSELVTNALRVAGNRVQLQLMRVDKLLVEVSDDDHNLPSLEPSEALDEDGRGLSLVSQLSARWGTSRKAVGKVVWFELPLPHRG; this is encoded by the coding sequence ATGCCGGAGGAGACCTTCGCCGCGCCCGCACGGCCGGCACCGGGGGCGCACGGCACCGACGCCCCACCGCCCGGGACCACCGCGGAGCTGACCGCCCTGGTCCGGCTGGCGGCCCTGATGGTCGACCCGGACGGGCGGCTCACCCTCTGGAACCGCGCCGCCGAGGAGCTCTTCGGCCACCGCCGGGACGAGGTCTTCGACCGCACCGCCTCCGGCCTGCTCCCGCTGGCCCGGCACCACGGCGACTCCCCGCTGCCCGGCGCCCAGGCCGCCGCCGACCAGCCGGGCGCCACCGGCCGCCTCGGCGACGCCCTCGACCAGCTGGACGACCTGACCAGCTACGCCCCCTCCTGGAGCGGCGACCTCGCGGTCACCGACCGCGACGGGCGCACCGTCAGCGCCCTCTGCTGGGCCTACCGGCTGATCGAACCCACCGGCCGCAGCCTGCTGGTGCTCGCCGCCGACGGCCGACGGCTGCGCGCGGCCGGCCCCCGGCTCGGCCTCGGCGAACGGGTGCTGCGCTACGCGGGCGCCGCCGCCGCCCCGGAACCGGACCTGGAGCTGGACGTCAGCGCGGTGCTGATGCCCGCGCCGGACCCCGACGGCGCCGCCGACCGGCTGGTCCCGCTGCTCCCCCGGACCAGCACCGACCGCCGCCGCAGCCTGCTCGGCCAGGTCGTCGCGGCCGGAGCCCCCGGTCTGCGGGTGGACGGCACGCTGCTGCCGCTGCGGCCGTACCAGCCCAAGGAGGGCGCCACCGCGAGCGGGCCCGCCCCGACCGTGCCCGGCCCGGGCGGCGCCGAGCCGCGCCAACGGCCGAACGGCAGCGGGCCGCAGCTCCCGGCGGTGCCCACGCCGCGCAGTGCTCCGGCCGCGCGGCCCAGGCGCTCCACCGCCGAGGACGGCCCGTTCACCGGCCCGCCGTCGACCCCCACGCTCACCCTGTCCTCCTCCGCCCTCCCCACCCTGGACCTGCCCGCCACCGAACCCGTCAACGAGCAGTTGCGGCTGCTCAGCCACGTCGGCGCGCAGATCGGCACGACGCTCGACCTGGATGCCACCGTCCGCGAGCTGTGTGACGTGGTGGTCCCCAACATCGCCGACTTCGCCTGCGTGGACCTGCGCGACCGGCTGATCACCGACGCCGAGCTGCCCCGCGACCTGCCCGACGACGAGACCCGGCTGCGGCGGGTGGCCGTGGCCTTCAGCGAACCGCTGGCCGGGTACCAGCACCGGGTACGGGTCGGCAGCCTGCTGGCGCTGCCCCGGAGCACCCCGTCCGGCTTCGCGCTGCAGACCAACCAGCCGGTACTGGTGCCGCGGGTGGACCGGGAGGTGGCCCGCGGCTGCGCGGCCGGACGCGGCGGCTCCGACCTGGTCCCGCTGTTCGAGGGCCGCTCGATGCTGACCCTGCCGCTGGCCGCGCGCGGCACCGTGCTCGGCATCCTCACCCTGCTGCGCACCGACGACCGGCCGCCCTTCGACCAGACCGACGCCTCCTACCTGCGCGAACTGGCCGCCCGCGTGGCACTGTCGGTGGACAACGCGCGGTTGCACCGGGTGGAGGCGAAGACCGCGCTGACGCTGCAACGCAGCATGCTGCCGTCCCGGCCGCCGAAGATCCCCGGGGTGCTGATCGCCCACCGCTACCTGCCCGGCGACCGCCGGGCCGAGGTCGGCGGCGACTGGTTCGACGCCATCCAGCTGCCCGGCAGCCGGGTGGCCCTGGTGGTCGGCGACGTGATGGGCCACGGCCTGCACTCGGCGGTGGCCATGGGCCGGTTCCGCACCGCCATGCAGACCCTGGCCGCGCTGGACCTGCCGCCGGGACAGATCCTGCGGCACCTGGACAACCTCTCCCAGCGCCTCGGCGACGACCACCTGGCGACCTGCCTCTACGCCGTCTACGACCCGATCGCCCGGACCTGCGTCATCGCCGGAGCGGGCCACGTCCCGCCGGTGCTGGTGCACCCGGACGGGCGCGGCGAACTGCTGGAGATCCCCTCCGGGGCGCCGATCGGCGTCGGCGGGGTGCCCTTCGCCTCCCGCGAGATCAAGGTCTCCGACGGCAGCATGCTGGTGCTGTGCACCGACGGCCTGGTGGAGATGCGCGGCGGCGACATAGGGGACGGCCTGGCCGCCCTGTGCGGCGACATCGTCGACCCGAGGCGCAGCCCGGACGAGGTCTGCGACACCGTGCTGGAGCGGCTGCACACCGACGACCGCAACGACGACCTGGCGCTGCTGATCGCCCGCTTCGACGGCATCCCGCCGCAGGACGTCATGTCCTGGTCGCTGGAACTCGATCCGGAGGAGGTCGGCCGCGCCCGGCGGCTGGTCCGCGAGCAGCTGGCCCAGTGGGGCCTGGACGAACTGGCCGAGACCACCGCGCTGCTGGTCAGCGAACTGGTCACGAACGCGCTGCGGGTGGCCGGGAACCGGGTCCAGCTCCAGCTGATGCGGGTCGACAAGCTGCTGGTCGAGGTCAGCGACGACGACCACAACCTGCCCTCGCTGGAGCCCTCCGAAGCGCTGGACGAGGACGGCCGGGGCCTGAGCCTGGTCAGCCAGCTGTCGGCGCGCTGGGGCACCAGCCGCAAGGCGGTCGGCAAGGTCGTCTGGTTCGAACTGCCGCTGCCGCACCGGGGCTGA